GTTTGGTAGCCACGAGCAGTCAGTCCAAAGACCGCACTGATTATTTCTATCATTGTAGAAGGTTCTATTAGATGATGCTgagttggaatttttttttttttttggctgcgctgggtcttcactgctgcccctgggcttcctctagttgtggtgagtgggggctactcactgttggggagcacgggctctaggcacacaggcttcagtagctgctgcGCACCGGCTCAGTTGTGGCTcaattgctccacagcatgtgggatcttccctgaccagggattgaatccatgtgccctgaattggcaggtgaattctttaccactggaccaccaggcaagtcctggaAGGTTTTAAACAGGAGCCACGCAGGTGATGTGAGTGCATTGGCACAGGTATAAGACAACAGGGAGTGGTGGGGGTTGTGGTTAAGCAGGACAGCTTGTGACCCATCTAAAGAGCTCAGCAGCTACTTGGTGCTCACCAGTTTGTCACGTGGGAATGTAGGGCCTGGCTCCTGATTCATCAAGAGAAGCAGGAATCGGGAATTTATAAAAACTTACAATTTTCTGAACTGAAGAAATTTTGCAGATTGTGTGGATCAAGTAAAAACCCTTGGGCCTCACCTTCATCTCATAATTTTGTGGCTCCTGCCTCTGTTTCCTGTGTCAAGCcactttcccttcctcctcctcacttcccatttctttctcaccCAGGTTGAAAGCTATATGCATGGTGGAGTAGATGGGTTCCACTCCTTTTTTGGTTGTGGCTTCAAAAATGTTGGactgcgacttccctggtggtccagtagttaagactcgtcacttccaatgcaaggggcgcaagttcgatccttggtcggggaactaagatcttgcatgctgcacaatgtggccaaaattttttttaagttggaccACAAGTCTCAGAGGGCAAGGGTTTGAATTCCCTAGTAAATTTGATTCCTTTTGTGTGATTCCAGGGGACATGTCCAAAGTTCAAGGCATGCTGGAGACAGGACTGGGGTTTAGGTAGGCGGTGTGACATTCCTGAACAGATTGAGCACTGGATGTAACCACCCAGGATTCAGAAGCAGGTAGGGTGGGGGTGGATGGAGTATTCCTTtactccctttctccttcccacccacccctaCCTGTGATGGCAGGGAGTCATGGGTGGCAGCAGACCGGAGAgaagtggggaggaagggacTAGAATACTTTGGTGTTGCTAATCCGGCATCAGTTCCATCAGGGGTCCCTTCCTTGAGAGGTGGCTCATATCTGAACAGTTCATCAGGTTTGCCTACCATGCAAATATTCTCAGGGTGTGGGCTAATGTTTGCATACAGCTGGGGCCCTCAGGATCCCCTGAAATAAAGGAGCCTGCCCCCTGGAGGATCCAGGGAGCTCCTGAGagcctctgccccctgcccctgtTGGGGGGAAATCCCCACAGCTCCACCAGAGGCTGACCACGTTTCCCAGCTCAGTACTTTGCCTCCTCCACACTGGGGGTTGTACACTGGGGAAGTTTTGATCCGAAGCTGCCTccaggggagttccctggtggtccagtggtttggacttcGTGCTTTCACTGTCATGAACCCGTGTTCTATCTCTggtgggggaattaagatcccacaagctgcgccGCGTAGGAAGCTTGGGGGAGGTAAAGTTGATGGGAATGAGGGGAAAGAGTTGGTAGAAAGCCGTAGGCTTCTGTGGTTAACTGCATCAAGCATCTCTCACCAGAGATGAGGTCTGGATGGcctgccctgggtgggaagaAAGGAATAAGTGGGTGGGGGTTGGTAAAGGATGGAATAACCTGAGTTGAAGGAAGAAGGGCCCATTCCCCTATCACCCCAGGCAGTCTTTACGTCAGCCTCATCCCAGGCCCCCCGGACTCACCTTTGGTCTTCTGCCCACCTCTGTGTCACTCTGCTGCCCTGGGCTCAGGAGTCACCATGGCGATGGAAGAGTCCATCATCCGCATCCCGCCATACCACTACATCCACGTGCTAGACCAGAACAGCAATGTGTCCCGCGTGGAGGTCGGGCCGAAGACTTACATCCGGCAGGACAATGAGAGGTGGGTGGCCAGCACTGGGCCTTGGGGACACCTGGGGCCAAGGAGGGCCTGGGAGTCTGGCTAGCATGATGATCCGTCTCCTCCTTCCCATTCCCGAGCAAGACTGGCAGGGGCTCGGGTCACAGGAAGCTGTCTCTCCCTTTTGGTGCCTCCTTTGGGACTAGGGATGGGGGTCTGAGTCCTCACGCTGCTTCTCACCTCCAACAGGATCCTGTTCACTCCCGTGCGCATGGTGACGGTCCCCCCACGGCACTACTGCATGGTGGCCAACCCAGTGGCCCGGGACGCCCAGGGCACCGTGCTGTTTGACATCACAGGACAAGTGCGGCTCCGCCACGCGGACCTAGAGATCCGGCTGGCCCAGGATCCCTTCCCCCTGTTCCCAGGGGAGGTGCTGGAGAAGGTACCTGGCTCACCTTCCCCGTACCCACTCTCTTGTGTCCTGCCACCTTGACCTGGGGCTCAGTGCTGCTTTCTGGAGGGAAAACAAattggggtggtgggagggggtggggatggtAGGGGACACTTGCTGGTTCTCACCGGGACAGAATTGACCGGATgccccctccctcaccttcccCAAATAACCTTCCTCTCCACATGCCCATGTCAGACCTTTGAGAGCTCGGCCTATCTCACCACCTAACCTTCCAGGCTCCGGAGCCTGCCTGAAGCTCCTGGCCAGTCTGGCACTCAGTGACTTGTGCCGAGAGTAAGCATTTTATTCCCTCAGAGTCTCAGGCGCCAGTGGGCTGGGACAGCAGTGGTGGACCAGGTGAGGCCCAGGCGCCTGTGGTCACTCCCTGGGAAGGCATCGCAGACCTGAAGTACCAGCTAGGCCCTCGTCCGTGTTGCCCTTTGGCCCTGGGTCTGAGAGTGAGGACACCTTCATTTCTGCAACATTTCTTGACCTTCACTTCCCTCAGGAGTCCCCTCTACTAAACagtgctgtggcttctcttctgcACTGGGTCTGGTGACCGTGAAGCAACCTTGAAAACAAAGCCTCATGCTTCATATATGCCCGTCAGAGCAGTGTAGACCTTCCCACCTCCCATTCCTGAGCGCCCCAGTGCACACTGGGCCATGAGATATTCACCTACTCAGCTTCCCTGATGTTTCTCCCACAATGCCCAGCAAGCCCTCTACCCAGTCTCCCACCTGGATTTCTAGTTCTAAACAGGATCTGAGCACTTCTGCAGAGGAAAGCATGTCCTTGGTCCTCAGCCGTGGCATCAACTCCATCTTAACTCTTGGCTCTGTCACCCCCGTCTCAGCTCTTCAGGCCAGATGGCTCTGGGACCACCGCTATCTCGTATATTCCACTTGGAGTCGTCTTTGGGGATGTGGAGAGATTGATGCTGTGGACTCTGACCTTGAGGGTCCCAGTTGGCCTCCAGGGGTCACAGCGCTGAGTACCCAATGACTCCTCCCTGCTTCCCCTGTTAGGACATCACCCCGCTGCAGGTGGTTCTACCCAACACCGCCCTCCATCTTAAGGCGCTACTGGATTTTGAGGATAAGAATGGACAGAAGGTGGTAGCAGGGGATGAGTGGCTATTTGAAGGACCTGGTGAGTGTTTTCCTGTCCAGCCGGGTTTGGGGTCAGAAGCTTCCTCCCTTCTCATTAGGGCCCTGATATCTTCTGACCTTCAAACCCCACCTCCCCCATCTTGCCTTCCCAGGCACATATATCCCCCAGAAGGAGGTGGAAGTCATCGAGATCATTCAGGCCACGGTCATCAAGCAGAACCAGGCCCTGAGGCTGAGGGCTCGCAAGGAATGCTTAGACAGGGATGGCAAGGAGCGGGTGACAGGTGGAGTCTTGAAGTGTTCACAGGGCTAAGGGCGGGCTGATCCTTGACTGCGGGGGTAAGTGGGGGAGGTTGGGGACTGGCCACCTGTAGCCTGGAGGaagtgcttccctggtatctcttgTCAGCTGTTGGGGGCTGCCACATGCTACTTCCCCGACTAACCTGGCCCGGATCCTGTTGACATGGCTTTCCCTTCCTCCAAATCTGTCGTGAGCTGGGTCTGTCTCTAGACCAACAAAGCAGGTGTTTATATTGTTGCTGTGcctgtgcgtgctcagtcctgactctttgcgaccccatggactgtagcccgacaggcacctcagtccgtgggattgttccaggcaagaattctggagtgggttgccatttcctcctccaggggatctgcccgacccagggattgaacccaggtctcctgcactgcaggcagattctttacctcttgagCCACTGGGACTTCCTGTGTTTATATGCAACTAGCAATTGTTTGACAGACCTGTTGtattaaacaaaacaaagtcttaaCAAAGGCTGTGCTTACTGAGCCAGGTGTGGTTCAAATGTTTTACAGACCGCAATTCCCTTAGGTCTTCCTGCAACCCTGAGGCACCACAggtcccattttccagatgacaaaactgaggcctGGGTTTATGGCCAGAAAGAGCCAGGCTGGAACTTGTGCCCAGCACTCTTGCTTCTCCAGTAGGCTGAACGACCTCTAAGCTGTAATGTGGCAGTTCTGCCCATTTTGTGTTTGTCgcccagttgtgcccaactctttgtgaccccttggactgtagcctgccaggctcctctgtccatggaatactctaggcaagaacactggagtgggtagccattcccttctcctggggaccttcctgatccagggatggaacctgggtctcctgtattgcaggtggattctttactctctgagccaccagggaagcccttctgcccattttaggggaagaaaaaaaggcTGGTCTCTGGAGCTTAGAGAAGGCCTACAGGGTACTGCCATAGCAACAATTTGGATGCTTggaaggccttttttttttttttaatctctctgaggCAGGGGTTGCTTTTCCTCTGGCctcaaaaaaggaaatgaaggacTCTGTCAGGCCCTTGAGCCTGGGAGCAATGACCTCAAAGTGGTGTGTGAAGCCCTGCAGGTACCCTTTATCTAGGCTGCGGGAAGGGGCAGCTGGGGAGCAGGCTGGGTGACTTTTGACCTTTGCCTCTCCTCCCCGGCCCAGGAGAGGAATGGCTGGTCCGCTCCGTGGGTGCGTATCTCCCAGCAGTGTTTGAGGAGGTTCTGGATGTGGTGGATGCTGTGATCCTTACGGAAAAGGTCTGTGTTCTGGGGGACCCTGGGTGGGAGATTCTCGGAGGGGCAAAGAACTGTGCGAGAAAATAAGATCACCTGAGGAGTATCCTGGGTCACTGGAAAGGGTTTAAGAAATCCTCCTGGGTTGGTAGACACTGTGACTCAGACCTGAAGCATTTAGTGACCAGTGGGGTTCCCAGATCCCCCAAGGAAGTTAGTCGGAGGTAGGTTTACTGAAACCCCCCTACCCCTTGACATCTTGCTCTCCAGACAGCCCTGCACCTTCGAGCTCGGCAGAACTTCCGAGACGTGAGAGGGGTGAGCCGCCGCACTGGGGAGGAGTGGCTGGTGACCGTGCAGGACACGGAGGCCCACGTGCCAGATGTCTACGAGGAGGTGATGGGGGTTGTGTCCGTCACCACCTTGGGCCCCCACAACTACTGTGTGATTCTCGACCCAGTCGGACCAGACGGCAAGAACCAGCTGGGGCAAAAGCTTGTGTTCAAGGTAAGTGCCTGCCCCTCACCCAGAGGGGAATGGCCTTGAGGCCCTGGACCCttgtcccttccctcctcccaccccaggtaGACATTCTAGAAACATCAAGCTGGTTTCGGCTCCCTCTGTGCACACTTGTCTCTCTCTTGAGAATACAGTGTCACTGATCTTCCTGGCAATCCCTGACCTCAGGTTACCCACAGTCTCTCCTGGGAGCGCCTCCCTGACCCTGGTGAATGCAGACCCAGAAACTCTCTCTCATATTTCATGTCTCTCTCTTCTGGAAGCTTTGTCATCCTGCGTCAGACAAATCTCTTGGTTTACccttctccccatcctctgcCTCAGCCCTTCTCTGAACTATGTGGGACTACCAGAGCTGGGCTGGCCTCTCCTATGACAGTCACAGATATTTGGGGCTTTGTGAGGGGCATGGTCTCTGTTGTGCTCAGTTCTGCTGTTGTGCCATGAAAGCAGtgtagattgtttttttttttttttttttaaatcagaggataattgctttacagtattgtgtggCGTAGACATCTTGTAAGTGAACCAGTGCTGCTGTGTTCCTGTaacattttatttgcaaaaacaggcagaaagaatagaaacaattcaaatgtccatcagttgaTGCATAACTGAAAAATATGGTATATCCATTCAGTGGCATGTCAATCAAAAGGATAAGATAATCTTTCTGGGGTGGTGGACATTCATGTTCTTGAGAGAATTCAAAAAGGTAAAAATCAAAACTGAGGTTCTAATATGTCCTACAACGTGGATAAacttgaaagcattatgctagGCAACAGAAGCCAGGCATAAAAAGACCacttattgtatgattccatttatatgaaatgtcccgAGTAGGTAGACCCACGTATAGtggttggggtggggatgggcagTAACTACTACTGAATCCAGGGTTTCTTTTCAGGATGATAATGTTCCGGGATCAGGGAGTCGTGTTGTTGGGCAACTCTGGATATCCCAAAGcaactgaattgtatactttaaatatctgtattttataatatgggcttcccaggtggcgctagtggtaaataatccacctgtcagtgcaggagatataggagaaatgggttcagtccctgggctgggaagatcccgtggagaagggcatggcaacccactccaatattcttgcctagagaattccatggacagaggagcctggcaggctacagtctatacagttgcagagtcagccatgactgaagagacttagcacatggGCATGTTTTATAATATGTGAGGTTTatctcaaatatatatttatattgtattaaaaaatagcaggccaaaaaaaaaaatagcaggcCAGATTTGGTCCAAAGGTCAGAGATCGGAAACTCTGTACTATACCACCCTAAGGGAATAAAGTGTGAGAGAAATAAGGCAATAATAGGTTAATTCTTAACTATTGAGCTTGTGAGAACCCAGACCTTGACACTTCACAGAATCTTTCCAGGGCAGGTTTGACCACATCTACAGGGATTTGTGAGGAGTCTCAGTCTAAATAAATGATCTTCTGTATGAAGAGGGGGTGGGTAGGAACTTTGGCGGGGGTGCTGCTGGGGCTTCTGTCCTCAGCAGAAGCCCACGATCACCCAGGGCTGAGGGAGGAACCATCAGAGGGCTCCACAGTCCTGGGAGGTGACGGCTCCTGACTCCACTTCTCCCTACCAGGGAGAGCAGTCTTTCTTCCTCCAGCCCGGGGAGAAGCTGGAACGAGGCATCCAGAATGTATACGTGCTGTCAGAGCAGCAGGGGCTGCTGCTGAGGGCCCtgcagcccctggaggagggggagggcaaGGAGAAAGTCTCCCACCAGGCTGGGGACCGCTGGCTCATCCGTGGACCCCTGGAGTATGTGCCGCCCGCCAAGGTGGAGGTGGTGGAAGAACGTCAGGCCATCCCACTGGATGAGAACGAGGGCATCTACGTGCAGGATGTCAAGACCGGAAGGGTAACTGTGGAGGGGTGGGCGCTGTCACTGCCGGGTGGGTGTGGTGGCGGCTGGTCTGGGCGAGTGGATGATGCGGATGGGGAGGTGTGCAGTGGAGGGGACAGAAGAGCTCCACGGCATTGCTGGCAGCATCTGAGCCAGCTGGCTGCAAAATACCAGCGTGTTTTCTGGAGTTCTTGCCTTCCCTTTGCCTTAAATGGTTGttgagtcgttcagtcatgtccgactcttgagactccatggactgtcgcccatcatggctcctctggccctgggatttcccaggcaagaagactggagcaggggatcgtcccgacccagggatcaaacccacatctcctgcatggcaggtggatttgttaccactgagtcgccagggaagtccctgtcttaGTTAACTTTAAATATTAGCATTCCTGAGCAAGAAGATGAACCAGATTTGAGGATGGGGACTCAACCCCTAAGGCATCTAGACCTGGCCTCGGGCATGAAGGTCTGACTGGGATGCAGAGGACCAGTAAGACCCCACCTGCCTCACATACCCTTTTCCTGGTGGAATCCCTCCTCTTTGCCTGTCACCTAAACCTTGATCTTGGTTTGACCGAGGACCACATCTCCAGCCTCTTTTAGAACTCCAACCTACAAGTAGAGTTCAGAATCCCAGGAAATGTTAGTGTGTGTGAACTATTTCCTCGGGTTGCATCTGTCCCTGGGGTGCCCTCCAAGCTGCCCTGTGAAGGAAAATTCGAGAACAAATCGGAACATACCATATACCAAATTCTTGGCACTAGACCTTTAAGATATCATTCATTCCTCAACCCTAccctccattttgcagataaggagcTGAGAGACATGGGGTGGCGAGGGGAGTCGGGGCAGATAGCTGCCCAAGATGACCAAGCTCGCAGAGCGCGAACTTGAATTCAGCCTCCTTCCAGAGGCCACGTTTAACCAGGATGCTGCCCTGCCTCCTGGATCACTTACGCTTTAGGGCTGCCGTGTGGGTCTCTTTCCATCTTCCCTTTGCTGGTGACATCCCTCCTCATCTTCCAGGTGCGAGCTGTGATTGGGAGCACCTACATGCTGACCCAGGACGAAGTCCTGTGGGAGAAGGAGCTGCCTCCAGGGGTGGAGGAGCTGCTGAACAAGGGGCAGGACCCTCTGGCTGACAGGGGTGAGAAGGAGACATCCAAGACCCCTAAGCTCTCCACTCCCCGGAATAAGACCCGCGTGGTCAGCTACCGCGTGCCACACAATGCTGCGGTGCAGGTGTATGACTACCGAGAGAAGAAAGCCCGGTGAGCAGTCACCTGGGTGGCTGTGCCATCAGGGGGCTGTGGCGGGAGGGTTTCTCCAGGCTTCTGACCCTGCTCTCTCTGCAGTGTGGTCTTTGGGCCAGAGCTGGTGTTGCTGGGTCCCGAAGAGCAGTTTACAGTGTTGTCCCTCTCGGCTGGGCGGCCCAAGCGTCCCCATGCCCGCCGCACGCTCTGCCTGCTTCTGGGGCCCGACTTCTTCACCGACGTCATCACCATCGAGACAGCAGACCATGCCAGGCTCCAGCTGCAGCTTGCCTACAACTGGTAAGGGGCCCCCGGGGGGCACCCTGAGGAGGAGAGATGCCTTCTCAAGTGCTGAGCCCACAATCGGGGTGGAGCACCCGGCTCTATGCTGTGGTCAAGGGGCAAACCAAGGGGTTCATGCAAATGCAGTCTGATGCCAGAGGGGAACGACAGGGAAGATGTGGGCTCACTTGGAGCATGATTTGGAGGGACGTGGGTGGAAGACACTCACCAGCTAAACTCCCAGTGGGAATTCAGCCAAACAGGGTTTTAAAAAGactgtgtatgtctctgtgtgtgctggGACAATCAGGTGGTCAAGAGCAAGTGCTCTGAGGCCAACAGGTATACCACTTGCTAGCCATGGGCTGGGCCAGCACTGGGTGCTTTCCACAGGTTCCCAGTCTGTAAAATAACAGCATAACCGTCAATCTcatggggctgtggacaggatgCTATGAGAACTAGAACAGTGAACCATCTGTAGTTAAAGCTCAAATGGCAGTGATGAGAGTTAAGGGAGAGAAAAGTCAGACCCAGAAGCAGTGCTTGACAACTCCCATGCACACCCTCACCTCTTGGCTGAGTGCCTGGGACATGACAAGGGCAGCTAGCTGGACACTGGCATCTTTGGGGGCACTGCAATATGACAAACTGAGGGTGCCTGGTCCTGGGAGCCATACCACCTGGGTTCAACTTTCTGGCTTGGGAGGACCTGCTGTATGGCTTAGAGtctgtcacttaacctctctggacctcagtttccttgtctaaaaaataaaaattcccactgaatagGGTGGTTGAGCGAATGAAATGGAAACGTGTAAGTTTCTTAGGACTTTACCTGATACACAGCAGATGCTAATTAGCATTCTCTGTCGTGAGACCCTGCCTAAACCACAGAAGGTGGGTGTCAATGTCCTTTTTTGAAGACGAGAGAGTTGTCTTTGCTCACAGGCACTTCGAGCTGAGGGACCGGAAGGACCCCCAAGAGACGGCCAAGCTTTTCTCAGTGCCTGACTTCGTGGGTGACGCCTGCAAGGCCATCGCATCTCGGGTGCGGGGGGCCGTGGCCTCCGTCACCTTTGACGACTTCCATAAGAACTCGGCCCGCATCATTCGCACTGCTGTCTTTGGCTTTGAGACCCAGGAAACCAAGGGGCCTGACAGCATGGCTCTGCCCCAGCCCCGGGACCGGGCCGTCTTTCCCCAGAACGGGCTGGTGGTCAGCAGTGTGGATGTGCAGTCGGTGGAGCCCGTGGACCAGAGGACCCGGGATGCCCTGCAGCGCAGTGTCCAGCTGGCCATCGAgatcaccaccaactcccaggagGCAGCTGCCAAGTGAGTGAGGCCTAGGGCCTGGCTGACCATGATGCCCACAGTGGGCCCCACTCCTCACAAGTCCCTGCCTCTTGCCCACTGCCAGGACCCCAGTGACATGGCGCCCCTGGTGGTCAGCCTGCTGTCCCCCTTACCAGCAGATAGCCTGGGCCACTGAAAGTGGAATAGACGCTATCTCTGCTTCTGTGCCTTCTCACCTTGCTGGTGCTGGAACCCAGATTCGTttctgcagccttccaggcactctggggtccagccctgctTCCCCCATCCTCACCTTCTGCCTTCTCCCAGGGCTCATGTGCTCCAGGCCCATAGCTCCTTTCTGTTCCTCAAGGTGGGAACTCGGCTGTGCATTTAAGGCCTTCTGCACTGGCAGCAATGCTTCCTCTGCCCAGAGTGGTTCTGCACTTGAGGGCAGCTTCCTCCTCTGGCCCCAGAGCTCACCTACCCCAGCTGAAGCAGTGCCCTCTTTGCCCAGTCATGTTATTGTAGCACCCATTTTTCAAAGAGCTTGTCACTATCTGAAATCATCTTGGTTCActtgttttttccccccactggAAGGTACGTCGTGCGAAAGCAGGGTCGTGGCTATGTGCCATTGCTAGAACCGCCCCTGGTTCACGTAACATCCATGCTGCTTTTTCATTTGCATGTTGAGGGCCTCTCCTAGGCCAGTGCTCCCGGCCCTGGGAGGCCCCACTCCCAGCGTCTTACCTGTCCCTTCTCCCACCCAGGCACGAGGCTCAGAGACTAGAACAAGAAGCCCGCGGCCGGCTTGAGAGACAGAAGATCTTAGACCAATCGGAAGCTGAGAAAGCTCGCAGAGAACTCTTGGAGCTGGAGGCTCTGAGGTGGGGTGGAGAACTGGCAGAAAAGATGGCAGAGGGTCTTGGAAGAGCAGCTGATGGGGGGgagtgtatgtgtgcgtgtgtgttcatTCATGCTGCGATAGCACAAGTCAAGGGTAGAGGAGGGTGTGGCTGGGCTTCCTCCGGGGCCTCCCTGACTTCTCTGCACTGCCCTCAGCACCGCGGTGGAGAGCACCGGGACCGCCAAGGCGGAGGCCGAGTCCCGAGCTGAGGCAGCGCGCATCGAGGGAGAAGGCGCTGTGCTCCAGGCCAAGCTCAAGGCAGAGGCCTTGGCCATTGAGACGGTGCGTGGGGGAGATGCCTGTGAAAGGGTGTGGCCTTGGGGTCTGGAAGAGGACCGGTCTCTGCAGCCATGTGGGACACCAAGTGCCCTAACAGAAAGCCCCATCCAAGTGTGTTGTGGTTTGTGAAGTCCTTTTCCTGTTTCCATTCACCTAATACCTGCTTTGAAGGTAAGGATAAGAATTGCCCATCTTACAGATGCATGTTCCCATACTGGTCAGCTTTCTGCTAGGTATGTTGTATTTTTACAGGCAAGATCTTGAAATTCCATTGTGGTTAGGAattctctccattttacagagggaaCTGAGTCTTGGATTAAGGAGTTCCCAGGGgtcaaaagaagagggcagcagaggctaAGTGGACGTGAAttggagcaagctccgggagatagtgaaggacagggaagcctggcatgctgcagtccatggcatcacacacacagtcagacaccacTTTGCGACTGAACATACACAAAGGGGTCCCTAGTTAAAAAGTGGCATAGCCAGGGTTCACCCCTAACTGATAAACCCCTGTTCCATCCTTTCCATCCGAGGTCCCTCAGGCTATCTGGCTAGGTGACTTGCTAGATACATCCAGGGGCCACCCGATCAAAAGAATGCTGGGTTTTCCCTTTCCAGGAAGCCGAACTTGAGCGAGTAAAGAAAGTGCGAGAGCTGGAGCTGGTCTACGCCCGGGCCCAGCTGGAGCTGGAAGTGAGCAAGGCCCAGCAGCTGGCTGAGGTGGAGGTGAAGAAGTTCAAGCAGATGACAGAGGCCCTGGGGCCCAGCACCATCAGGGACCTGGCTG
This window of the Capricornis sumatraensis isolate serow.1 chromosome 3, serow.2, whole genome shotgun sequence genome carries:
- the MVP gene encoding major vault protein; this encodes MAMEESIIRIPPYHYIHVLDQNSNVSRVEVGPKTYIRQDNERILFTPVRMVTVPPRHYCMVANPVARDAQGTVLFDITGQVRLRHADLEIRLAQDPFPLFPGEVLEKDITPLQVVLPNTALHLKALLDFEDKNGQKVVAGDEWLFEGPGTYIPQKEVEVIEIIQATVIKQNQALRLRARKECLDRDGKERVTGEEWLVRSVGAYLPAVFEEVLDVVDAVILTEKTALHLRARQNFRDVRGVSRRTGEEWLVTVQDTEAHVPDVYEEVMGVVSVTTLGPHNYCVILDPVGPDGKNQLGQKLVFKGEQSFFLQPGEKLERGIQNVYVLSEQQGLLLRALQPLEEGEGKEKVSHQAGDRWLIRGPLEYVPPAKVEVVEERQAIPLDENEGIYVQDVKTGRVRAVIGSTYMLTQDEVLWEKELPPGVEELLNKGQDPLADRGEKETSKTPKLSTPRNKTRVVSYRVPHNAAVQVYDYREKKARVVFGPELVLLGPEEQFTVLSLSAGRPKRPHARRTLCLLLGPDFFTDVITIETADHARLQLQLAYNWHFELRDRKDPQETAKLFSVPDFVGDACKAIASRVRGAVASVTFDDFHKNSARIIRTAVFGFETQETKGPDSMALPQPRDRAVFPQNGLVVSSVDVQSVEPVDQRTRDALQRSVQLAIEITTNSQEAAAKHEAQRLEQEARGRLERQKILDQSEAEKARRELLELEALSTAVESTGTAKAEAESRAEAARIEGEGAVLQAKLKAEALAIETEAELERVKKVRELELVYARAQLELEVSKAQQLAEVEVKKFKQMTEALGPSTIRDLAVAGPEMQVKLLQSLGLKSTLITDGSTPINLFNTALGLLGLGAEAQPPAKKPTGGPSVQEGLLPISTAAPLTLGNSQVVP